A stretch of Desulfotignum phosphitoxidans DSM 13687 DNA encodes these proteins:
- a CDS encoding transposase: protein MKELQYYKPDQEQRFLRKHRSDLEEFEKRFPTEDVCKKRLEEWKWPEGFKCSKCGHNKNYYNASKKLYECRQCQFQHSLMTDTIFHRTRTPLKAWFYMIFVMGLTNRRVIPRENFIKYLGKLEAGNHYKALKRIGSIINLMPEKEFNWYLDLVKYLKE, encoded by the coding sequence ATGAAAGAACTTCAATATTATAAGCCAGACCAAGAACAAAGGTTCCTAAGGAAGCATCGCTCTGATTTAGAAGAATTTGAAAAAAGATTTCCGACTGAAGATGTTTGTAAAAAAAGGTTGGAGGAATGGAAATGGCCCGAGGGATTTAAATGCAGTAAGTGTGGCCATAACAAAAATTACTATAATGCATCGAAAAAACTTTATGAATGTCGGCAGTGTCAGTTTCAGCATTCCTTGATGACCGACACCATTTTTCATAGGACAAGAACCCCATTAAAAGCATGGTTCTATATGATTTTTGTTATGGGGCTTACAAATAGAAGGGTGATACCCCGAGAAAATTTCATAAAATATTTGGGTAAGCTGGAAGCCGGAAATCATTATAAAGCCTTAAAACGGATTGGTTCTATCATTAACTTGATGCCTGAAAAAGAATTTAATTGGTATCTTGACCTGGTAAAATATCTTAAAGAATAG
- a CDS encoding helix-turn-helix domain-containing protein: MTVFKPDYPQTIHFLGDLIRKTRMDLNLQIKDLAKLLKVEEDTIINWEYRRMQPTLPCLKSIVEFLKPHINGSMLENDFWQLCFKNNKFYPQQLNTFGEKLRATRMKNFLSIPQVAKEFNVDPTSINRWELGKSDPLPKLKDMILAWIKSDENNISTTFKTFHKNTKK, translated from the coding sequence ATGACAGTTTTCAAACCAGATTACCCTCAGACGATTCATTTTCTTGGTGATCTCATCCGAAAAACAAGGATGGACTTAAATTTACAGATCAAAGATTTAGCAAAATTATTAAAGGTCGAAGAAGATACTATCATCAATTGGGAATACCGGAGGATGCAACCTACCCTACCCTGCCTAAAATCAATTGTTGAATTTTTAAAACCTCATATTAATGGATCTATGCTTGAAAATGATTTTTGGCAGCTTTGTTTCAAAAATAATAAGTTTTATCCTCAGCAACTAAACACCTTCGGTGAAAAATTACGTGCTACCAGGATGAAGAATTTTTTATCCATTCCACAGGTAGCCAAGGAATTTAATGTTGATCCGACATCCATAAATCGGTGGGAGCTTGGAAAATCAGATCCTTTACCAAAACTTAAAGACATGATTTTAGCCTGGATAAAATCAGATGAAAATAATATTAGCACCACATTCAAAACATTTCATAAAAACACAAAAAAATAG
- a CDS encoding tRNA threonylcarbamoyladenosine dehydratase gives MPDMNQFDRTARLMGTQAVTKLGHARVAVFGLGAVGSFAVEALARAGVGYLRLVDFDRVDMSNINRQLYALHSTLGEKKAEIARARVQDIYPACDVDICDTFVNADSLDTLLSPDLDVVVDAIDGLNSKVNLLVAARQMDLCVVSSMGAGGRKEVSQIRTGDISDTQVCPLARVVRRRLHRRGVFTGIRCVYSLEPPVLSPDAKILPEQEAQDPGNSPGHGRQRPPMGTIPWIPGIFGLTLAAEAVQIITG, from the coding sequence ATGCCGGATATGAATCAGTTTGACAGGACCGCCCGTCTGATGGGCACACAGGCCGTGACAAAACTGGGACATGCCAGAGTAGCGGTGTTCGGGTTGGGCGCCGTGGGGTCTTTTGCGGTTGAAGCATTGGCCAGAGCCGGGGTGGGGTATCTGCGCCTGGTGGATTTTGACCGGGTGGACATGTCCAATATCAACCGACAGCTGTATGCGCTTCATTCCACTTTGGGCGAAAAAAAAGCAGAGATCGCCAGGGCCCGGGTGCAAGACATTTATCCGGCCTGTGATGTGGACATCTGTGACACCTTTGTGAATGCAGACAGTTTAGATACGCTGTTGTCTCCGGATCTGGACGTGGTGGTGGATGCCATCGACGGGTTGAATTCCAAGGTCAATCTGCTGGTGGCGGCCCGGCAGATGGATCTTTGTGTGGTCTCTTCCATGGGGGCCGGCGGCCGAAAAGAGGTGTCCCAAATCAGAACCGGCGATATCAGCGACACCCAGGTGTGCCCCCTGGCCCGGGTGGTACGCCGCCGGCTGCATCGCCGGGGCGTGTTCACGGGAATCCGGTGCGTGTACTCTTTGGAACCCCCGGTTTTATCACCGGATGCAAAGATTTTGCCCGAACAAGAAGCACAAGATCCAGGAAACAGTCCCGGTCACGGCCGGCAACGGCCGCCCATGGGCACTATTCCCTGGATCCCGGGCATATTCGGTCTGACCCTGGCGGCGGAAGCCGTTCAGATCATTACCGGCTGA
- the mqnB gene encoding futalosine hydrolase, whose translation MAAPVLILCATRLEMAAFLARHPAESMGDTPGNPDVMVSPDRSWHLVISGPGVFNAVWALTACLERFRPQFILHTGIAGVFAGTGLDIGDAAVAVKDTYVHAGVDLSRPGTHAACSRLSPLPFDLIAGQGLTRQGIYTLDLKLAHACKDQLTRSLNCRVGQGPFITVSAVTGSPEKANALSHAYRAVMESMEGAAAAHVAGLYQVPMAEIRAASNRVGDRDKTRWDIRTAAGTVADICETIIRKRPGS comes from the coding sequence ATGGCCGCGCCGGTGCTGATTCTGTGTGCCACCCGGCTGGAAATGGCCGCATTTCTGGCGCGTCACCCGGCCGAATCCATGGGGGATACTCCCGGGAACCCGGATGTGATGGTCAGCCCGGATCGATCCTGGCATCTGGTCATATCCGGTCCCGGGGTGTTTAACGCCGTATGGGCACTGACGGCCTGTCTGGAACGGTTCCGGCCTCAGTTCATTCTTCACACCGGGATTGCCGGGGTGTTTGCCGGCACGGGTCTGGATATCGGGGATGCGGCCGTGGCAGTGAAAGACACGTATGTGCACGCCGGGGTGGATCTCTCCCGGCCCGGGACACATGCGGCATGTTCGCGCCTGTCTCCGCTGCCGTTTGACCTGATTGCCGGTCAGGGCCTTACCCGGCAGGGAATTTACACACTGGACCTGAAACTGGCCCATGCCTGCAAAGACCAATTGACCCGGTCCCTGAACTGCCGGGTGGGCCAGGGCCCGTTTATCACGGTATCGGCAGTTACCGGGTCCCCGGAAAAGGCGAACGCCCTGTCCCATGCGTACCGCGCGGTGATGGAATCCATGGAAGGCGCGGCAGCCGCCCATGTGGCAGGGTTGTATCAGGTGCCCATGGCAGAGATTCGGGCCGCTTCCAACCGGGTGGGAGACAGGGACAAAACCCGGTGGGACATCCGGACAGCCGCGGGCACGGTGGCGGATATCTGTGAAACCATTATCAGAAAAAGACCCGGATCATGA
- a CDS encoding magnesium chelatase subunit ChlI family protein: MMKSCYSEAHGCPCGYLSEPGNTCTCSFSQIQAYRSRISGPLMDRMDIQVAVPRVSFASLVSRKKSEDSASVRERVMPARRIQIERFKSVSIFCNARMGTREIQKYCRLDANGQRLLARASDTLMLSARAVHSILKVARTIADLDQSADIRTGHVAEAVQYRGFDRENNSTLNG; this comes from the coding sequence ATGATGAAAAGTTGTTATTCTGAAGCTCACGGATGCCCGTGCGGTTATCTGTCGGAACCCGGCAATACCTGTACATGCAGTTTTTCCCAGATCCAGGCTTATCGATCCCGGATTTCCGGTCCTTTGATGGACCGGATGGATATCCAGGTGGCGGTTCCCAGGGTGTCTTTTGCCTCCCTGGTTTCCCGGAAGAAATCCGAGGACTCCGCCAGTGTGAGGGAGAGGGTGATGCCGGCCCGGCGCATTCAGATCGAACGGTTCAAGTCCGTTTCCATTTTCTGCAATGCCCGCATGGGTACCCGGGAAATCCAAAAATACTGCCGCCTGGATGCTAACGGGCAGCGGTTGCTGGCCCGTGCGTCAGACACCTTGATGCTTTCGGCCCGGGCCGTTCATTCCATTCTTAAAGTGGCCCGCACCATCGCGGATCTGGACCAATCTGCAGATATCCGGACCGGACATGTGGCGGAAGCGGTTCAGTACCGGGGGTTTGACAGAGAAAACAATTCAACGCTAAATGGATGA
- the iorA gene encoding indolepyruvate ferredoxin oxidoreductase subunit alpha, which yields MHKLLQDLPGEKIMLLGNEAIARGAVEAGVAFATTYPGTPSSEISLNLFQMSQESDLYFEYSTNEKVALEVAAAAANSGLRTFCMMKHVGLNVAADPLMTLAYVGVTAGMVILTADDPAMFSSQNEQDNRYYAKFGNLPMMEPSSVAEAKDMIKDAFELSESLKQPVLLRTTTRINHSNAFVTFGEIKPRNTKGRFEKDPHRCVTVPAVSRGLHVKVLEKMKNAARLSDTSSYNFVQGQGPLGVITNGVSFYYAADAVKDLGLTDRAKILRLGFSNPLPRKMIADFLKGCEKVLVVEEGEPFMEEAVKAIAQEQGITISIKGKSDDLFSRLFEYDPAMVREKMAAFFNVPYTPKPSVDTSDIPEIPMRPPNLCSGCSHRATFYEVKQAAKDMDVICPNDIGCYTLGFLPPLSMGDFVICMGSSVSSSCGFSKATDQKVVSFIGDSTFFHSGITGLVNAVFNNHNFTLVILENDITAMTGHQPHPGVDMDRFGLSGYGRVNIEKLVRAVGVEHVSIIKPFKVQKSIDVIKEALAFKGVSVIISQEPCALYAKSLKLKKIRPFMVSDKCVDHRDCITTIACPSFYLDKDNRVAIDANTCVGCAVCAQICPENAIRPLKQ from the coding sequence ATGCACAAATTGTTACAGGACCTCCCGGGAGAGAAGATCATGCTCCTGGGAAACGAAGCCATTGCAAGGGGAGCTGTGGAAGCCGGGGTGGCCTTTGCCACGACCTATCCGGGCACCCCTTCGTCTGAAATCTCTTTGAACCTGTTCCAGATGTCTCAGGAATCAGATCTTTACTTCGAGTACAGCACCAATGAAAAGGTGGCACTGGAAGTGGCGGCGGCAGCGGCCAATTCAGGACTTCGCACGTTCTGTATGATGAAGCATGTCGGGCTCAATGTGGCGGCGGACCCGCTCATGACCCTGGCCTATGTGGGCGTGACCGCCGGCATGGTGATTCTTACCGCGGATGATCCGGCCATGTTCTCCAGCCAGAACGAACAGGATAACCGCTATTACGCCAAATTCGGGAACCTACCCATGATGGAGCCGTCTTCTGTGGCTGAAGCCAAGGATATGATCAAAGACGCGTTTGAGCTGTCCGAATCTTTGAAACAGCCGGTGCTTTTGCGCACCACCACCCGGATCAACCATTCCAATGCGTTTGTCACCTTTGGGGAAATCAAGCCCAGAAACACGAAGGGCCGGTTTGAAAAAGATCCCCATCGCTGCGTCACCGTGCCGGCCGTGTCCCGGGGCCTGCATGTCAAGGTGCTGGAAAAAATGAAGAACGCGGCCCGATTGTCAGACACCTCATCCTATAATTTTGTTCAGGGACAAGGGCCTTTAGGGGTCATCACCAACGGCGTGAGTTTTTATTATGCCGCAGATGCGGTCAAAGACCTGGGGCTGACGGACCGGGCAAAAATTCTGCGCCTGGGGTTTTCCAATCCGTTGCCCCGAAAAATGATTGCCGATTTTCTGAAAGGGTGTGAAAAAGTGCTGGTGGTGGAAGAGGGCGAGCCGTTCATGGAAGAGGCGGTCAAAGCCATTGCCCAGGAACAGGGCATCACCATTTCCATCAAAGGCAAGTCCGATGACCTGTTTTCCCGGTTGTTTGAGTATGATCCCGCCATGGTCCGGGAAAAAATGGCGGCATTTTTCAATGTGCCGTATACGCCGAAACCGTCTGTGGACACATCAGATATCCCGGAAATCCCCATGCGGCCCCCCAACTTATGTTCCGGATGTTCCCACCGGGCCACATTTTACGAGGTCAAACAGGCGGCCAAAGACATGGATGTGATCTGTCCCAATGACATCGGGTGCTATACCCTGGGATTTCTGCCGCCCTTGAGCATGGGTGATTTTGTCATCTGCATGGGATCTTCCGTGAGTTCTTCCTGCGGGTTCAGCAAGGCCACGGATCAGAAAGTGGTGTCGTTTATCGGAGATTCCACGTTTTTTCATTCCGGGATCACCGGCCTGGTCAATGCCGTGTTCAACAACCACAATTTTACGCTGGTCATTCTGGAAAATGATATCACGGCCATGACCGGACATCAGCCTCATCCGGGCGTGGACATGGATCGGTTCGGCCTGTCCGGATACGGCCGGGTCAATATCGAGAAACTGGTCCGTGCCGTCGGGGTGGAACATGTCTCCATCATCAAACCGTTCAAAGTGCAGAAAAGCATTGATGTGATCAAGGAAGCCCTGGCCTTTAAAGGAGTGTCCGTGATTATCTCCCAGGAACCCTGCGCCCTGTATGCCAAAAGTCTGAAGCTGAAAAAAATCAGGCCGTTTATGGTGTCTGACAAATGCGTGGATCACCGGGACTGCATCACCACCATTGCCTGTCCGTCCTTTTATCTGGACAAGGACAATCGCGTGGCCATTGATGCCAACACCTGTGTGGGCTGTGCCGTCTGTGCCCAGATCTGTCCGGAGAACGCCATCCGGCCCCTGAAGCAATAA
- a CDS encoding indolepyruvate oxidoreductase subunit beta, translated as METTRLIIVAVGGQGNLLASKVLGEAALLAGVPVRMSEIHGMAQRGGVVESAMVFGDAESSIISDGEADILLGFEPAETLRAIKRCNKTTQVITNTAPVPPFTVAVGLGTYPDVEEIKQLIQAKTAGLVAIDAMSLAREAGSPMSVNIVLLGALVQTGALGFDRDVVEEAIRRRVKPAFLDVNLKAFDLGFKAAAGV; from the coding sequence ATGGAAACAACCAGACTTATCATTGTAGCCGTCGGCGGGCAGGGCAATCTTCTGGCATCCAAGGTGCTGGGTGAGGCCGCATTGCTTGCCGGAGTGCCCGTGCGCATGAGTGAAATTCACGGCATGGCCCAGCGGGGAGGCGTGGTGGAATCCGCCATGGTTTTCGGAGACGCGGAAAGCTCCATTATTTCGGACGGGGAAGCTGATATTCTTTTGGGATTTGAACCGGCCGAGACCCTGCGGGCCATCAAACGGTGCAATAAAACGACCCAGGTGATTACCAATACCGCGCCCGTGCCGCCCTTTACCGTGGCGGTCGGGCTGGGCACGTATCCGGACGTGGAAGAGATCAAACAACTGATCCAGGCCAAAACCGCCGGACTGGTGGCCATTGATGCCATGTCTCTGGCCCGGGAGGCGGGTAGTCCCATGAGTGTCAATATTGTGCTGTTAGGGGCCCTGGTTCAGACCGGGGCTTTGGGATTTGACCGGGATGTGGTGGAGGAAGCCATCAGGCGCCGGGTCAAACCCGCATTCCTGGATGTGAACCTCAAGGCGTTTGACCTGGGGTTCAAGGCGGCAGCCGGTGTCTGA
- a CDS encoding Hsp33 family molecular chaperone HslO — MIKKDIFKQDVKARFKAAAKDRVHRFVMADNKIKGAMVHATLMVNEMRASHELGPVETLILGQAYIAGALLSTTLKGEDRISLSIECSGPIKGLDVEANGYGEVRGFLKTPEIVASDSAHTQSLSALFGAGFLTVTKYLEDARHPYSSRVHLAHGTIAQDLAAYFLESEQIPTGLNLSVVFDENQAVTGAGGIFLQGMPGADLQSLDIAEQILGQMDPPGQTLARGKSVENVVMETFAPLSPRLLDQTRVSFFCRCSRERMQGYLKNLSPDVRTDILENGPFPLEIRCHYCHSVYHFTQKALSRVLG, encoded by the coding sequence ATGATTAAAAAAGATATTTTCAAGCAAGATGTCAAAGCCCGGTTTAAAGCGGCCGCCAAAGACCGGGTACACCGCTTTGTCATGGCAGATAACAAAATCAAGGGCGCCATGGTGCATGCCACGCTCATGGTGAATGAAATGCGGGCCAGTCATGAACTGGGACCTGTGGAAACCCTGATTCTGGGGCAGGCATATATTGCCGGGGCCCTGCTGAGTACCACCCTCAAAGGGGAAGACCGCATCAGCCTGAGCATCGAGTGTTCAGGGCCCATCAAAGGATTGGACGTGGAAGCCAATGGGTATGGAGAAGTCAGGGGATTTTTGAAAACCCCGGAAATCGTTGCTTCAGATTCAGCCCATACCCAATCGTTGTCTGCTTTGTTCGGGGCGGGATTTCTGACCGTGACCAAATATCTGGAAGATGCCAGACACCCTTATTCCAGCCGGGTTCACCTGGCACACGGCACCATTGCCCAAGACCTGGCCGCGTATTTTCTGGAGTCGGAACAGATTCCCACGGGACTGAACTTAAGTGTGGTGTTTGATGAAAACCAGGCCGTGACCGGTGCCGGGGGGATTTTTCTCCAGGGCATGCCCGGAGCGGATTTACAATCGCTGGATATTGCGGAACAGATCCTTGGGCAGATGGATCCCCCGGGCCAGACGCTGGCCCGGGGAAAATCAGTGGAAAATGTGGTGATGGAGACATTTGCCCCCTTGTCTCCCCGGCTGCTGGACCAGACCCGGGTATCGTTTTTCTGCCGGTGTTCCCGGGAACGCATGCAGGGGTATCTGAAAAATCTGTCCCCGGATGTCCGGACCGATATTCTGGAAAACGGTCCCTTTCCTCTGGAGATCCGCTGCCATTACTGTCATTCCGTGTATCATTTCACCCAAAAGGCCCTTTCCCGGGTCCTGGGTTGA
- a CDS encoding TatD family hydrolase: MTSEPILQYADAHCHLHDHRIVKDVPGIVQRAADAGVTHMVSCATMEENFEATATLARQYPAIVPCYGIHPWFLDALTPKWQQVLGDRVAAKSCGIGETGLDFMDKHADRDGQLAVFTWHLTLAQDLERPINIHIRKAWDPFIRLLKKTGPLKTPGLVHSFSGSAEMVKLLIRYNLYISFSGSVTRPGAKKVVNALKAVPGDRILLETDAPDIYPSMPDPDPHGLNEPKNLPAIARIAAARAGVPVVDFVGQAYANARAVFGPIIPAAGVI; the protein is encoded by the coding sequence ATGACATCGGAACCCATCCTGCAATACGCGGATGCCCATTGCCATCTGCATGATCACCGGATTGTGAAAGATGTCCCCGGCATTGTTCAAAGGGCTGCAGATGCCGGGGTGACCCATATGGTGTCCTGTGCCACCATGGAAGAAAATTTTGAGGCCACGGCAACGCTGGCCCGCCAGTACCCGGCCATTGTTCCCTGTTACGGCATCCACCCCTGGTTTCTGGATGCTTTGACACCTAAATGGCAGCAGGTGCTGGGGGACCGGGTGGCCGCCAAATCCTGCGGCATCGGAGAAACGGGGCTGGATTTCATGGACAAACACGCGGACCGGGACGGGCAACTGGCCGTATTCACCTGGCACCTGACCCTGGCTCAGGATCTGGAACGGCCCATCAACATTCACATCCGAAAGGCCTGGGACCCGTTTATCCGGTTGCTGAAAAAAACAGGCCCTTTGAAAACTCCGGGTTTGGTGCACTCTTTTTCCGGATCCGCAGAGATGGTGAAATTATTGATCCGGTATAACCTGTATATCTCTTTTTCCGGGTCCGTGACCCGGCCCGGGGCCAAAAAAGTGGTGAACGCCCTGAAGGCCGTGCCCGGGGACCGGATCCTGCTGGAAACCGATGCCCCGGATATCTATCCCAGTATGCCGGACCCGGATCCCCATGGTCTTAATGAACCCAAAAACCTGCCGGCCATCGCCCGGATCGCGGCGGCCCGGGCCGGTGTGCCGGTCGTTGATTTTGTCGGTCAGGCCTATGCCAATGCGCGGGCCGTGTTTGGCCCGATCATCCCGGCAGCGGGGGTGATTTGA
- the aroQ gene encoding type II 3-dehydroquinate dehydratase, with protein sequence MSDIFVLNGPNLNMLGKREPEIYGSLTLDQIHGELTKKAQPLGLSLHFFQSNHEGALVDEIHRIYEMSSAGVIINPGGLTHTSVVLRDALAMLTCPVVEVHLSNIYKRESFRHTSLLSDMVMGQITGFGHFGYHMALMALHHHLSK encoded by the coding sequence GTGTCTGATATCTTTGTTTTAAACGGTCCCAATCTGAACATGCTGGGAAAACGGGAGCCGGAAATTTACGGCTCCCTTACCCTGGATCAGATCCACGGGGAACTGACAAAAAAAGCACAACCCCTGGGCCTGTCTTTGCATTTTTTTCAGTCCAATCACGAAGGGGCCCTGGTGGATGAAATTCACCGGATTTACGAAATGTCATCCGCCGGGGTGATCATCAACCCCGGCGGGCTCACCCATACCAGCGTGGTGTTAAGAGATGCCCTGGCCATGCTGACCTGCCCCGTGGTGGAGGTGCATCTGTCCAATATCTACAAGCGGGAATCTTTTCGTCACACCTCGCTGCTGTCGGACATGGTGATGGGCCAGATCACCGGATTCGGACATTTTGGGTATCACATGGCTCTGATGGCCCTTCACCATCATCTGTCAAAGTGA
- a CDS encoding long-chain-fatty-acid--CoA ligase: protein MEKWQTPYWPEGVAHDVTNYHYPLTQVLDRTAQKYPDNVYTIFNGASRTYAQVKDTADRIANFLAASGIKQGDKIAIFLPNIPHFPEVLFGILKAGAVAVNCNPIYTPKELHYQLNDSGSKMVFCMDHPEFYANTQEAIKDTQVQTVIVCNVKSYLPRLKGFIGGLLGKIPKADKIDPGHHMFDDIVAASSPTPPDITVSPEKDTAIMLYTGGTTGVPKGAELTHTNFTYNLEACEEYFRLVHEPGGKPEKMRHGGYHTYLGVLPWYHSFGITSALLFSALSGSRLICIPDPRAGNPPFTGVMEAVQKYKPTFITAVPTIFVAFTNYPHLEKYDISSIMGCLSGGAPLPPEVCRQFEEKTGSIIFEAYGLTETAPAVCINPSFKETRKIGSIGFPLPGTDVKIVELEDSTQEVPTGENGELAICGPQVMKGYWNRPDANEEVFVTIDGNRYFLTGDIGFIDKDGYIIITDRKKDMIIVGGFNVYPREVEDVLYTHPKVELAAVVGVPDEKSGEKVKAFIKFKQGETATKEEIDAFCKENMAGYKRPRFIEFKEDIPLSNVGKVLRRVLRDEEISR, encoded by the coding sequence ATGGAGAAATGGCAGACCCCTTACTGGCCGGAAGGTGTGGCCCATGATGTGACCAATTACCATTATCCGCTGACCCAGGTCCTGGACCGGACGGCGCAAAAGTACCCCGACAACGTGTATACGATTTTCAACGGCGCATCCAGAACCTATGCCCAGGTCAAGGATACGGCCGACAGAATCGCCAATTTCCTTGCTGCCAGCGGCATTAAACAAGGAGACAAGATTGCGATTTTTCTTCCCAACATTCCCCATTTTCCGGAAGTGCTTTTCGGAATCTTGAAAGCCGGTGCCGTGGCCGTCAACTGCAACCCCATCTATACACCCAAGGAACTCCATTACCAGCTGAACGATTCAGGATCCAAAATGGTGTTCTGCATGGACCATCCCGAATTTTACGCCAACACCCAGGAAGCCATTAAAGACACGCAGGTGCAAACCGTGATCGTGTGCAACGTCAAATCCTACCTGCCCCGGCTCAAGGGGTTTATCGGCGGCCTGCTGGGCAAAATTCCCAAGGCGGACAAGATCGATCCCGGCCATCACATGTTTGACGACATTGTGGCGGCATCATCTCCGACCCCGCCGGATATCACGGTATCTCCCGAAAAAGACACGGCCATCATGCTGTACACCGGCGGCACCACAGGCGTCCCCAAGGGTGCGGAGCTCACCCACACCAATTTCACCTACAACCTGGAAGCCTGTGAAGAATATTTCCGTCTTGTGCACGAACCCGGCGGCAAACCGGAAAAAATGCGCCACGGCGGATACCACACTTATTTAGGCGTACTGCCCTGGTACCACAGTTTCGGTATTACCAGTGCACTGTTGTTTTCCGCTTTGTCCGGGAGCCGGCTTATCTGCATTCCGGACCCCCGGGCCGGGAACCCGCCCTTCACCGGGGTGATGGAAGCCGTACAGAAATACAAGCCCACCTTTATCACGGCTGTTCCCACCATTTTTGTGGCCTTTACCAACTATCCCCATCTGGAAAAATACGACATCTCCTCCATCATGGGGTGCCTGTCCGGCGGAGCCCCGCTGCCGCCGGAAGTATGCCGGCAGTTTGAAGAAAAAACCGGGTCCATTATTTTTGAAGCATACGGCCTGACGGAAACCGCCCCTGCCGTATGCATCAACCCCTCTTTCAAGGAAACCCGGAAAATCGGTTCCATCGGGTTTCCCCTGCCGGGCACGGATGTTAAAATCGTGGAACTGGAAGACAGCACCCAAGAGGTACCGACGGGCGAAAACGGGGAACTGGCCATCTGTGGTCCCCAGGTGATGAAAGGGTACTGGAACAGACCCGATGCCAATGAAGAGGTGTTTGTAACCATTGACGGGAACCGCTATTTTCTCACCGGCGATATCGGATTCATCGACAAAGACGGATATATCATTATCACGGACCGCAAAAAAGACATGATCATTGTGGGCGGTTTCAATGTGTATCCCCGGGAAGTGGAAGATGTTCTTTACACCCATCCCAAGGTGGAACTGGCCGCCGTGGTGGGGGTGCCGGACGAAAAAAGCGGCGAAAAAGTCAAGGCGTTCATCAAATTCAAACAGGGAGAAACCGCCACAAAAGAAGAAATCGATGCCTTTTGCAAGGAAAATATGGCCGGATACAAGCGGCCACGATTTATCGAGTTCAAAGAAGACATCCCGCTGTCCAATGTGGGCAAGGTGCTGCGCCGGGTATTGCGGGACGAGGAGATCAGCCGGTAA
- a CDS encoding TIGR04211 family SH3 domain-containing protein, whose product MTKWMKLCVILCVWGWVSGVGAQEMYVSGITKITMRTGPGVEHKILAMLESGSRLEVMEYQSDWSLVQTENQKQGWVLTRFLTEDKPLTFQVETLKKQNKDLADALEKLDTQNQILAEKNQALADIEEKYRDLKQASADFMELNEKYKALVQLSKEQAQQISMLKENLNNEAMLWFLSGAGVFIVGLILGLSTRKKKRHSLL is encoded by the coding sequence ATGACCAAATGGATGAAACTATGCGTTATCCTGTGTGTATGGGGGTGGGTGTCCGGGGTCGGGGCCCAGGAAATGTATGTGAGCGGGATTACCAAAATCACCATGCGCACCGGGCCGGGGGTCGAACATAAAATTTTGGCCATGCTGGAATCCGGTTCCCGGCTGGAAGTGATGGAGTATCAATCGGACTGGTCTCTGGTTCAGACAGAGAATCAAAAACAGGGGTGGGTTTTGACCCGTTTTCTGACAGAAGACAAGCCGTTGACATTTCAGGTTGAAACGCTGAAAAAACAAAATAAAGACCTGGCAGACGCACTTGAAAAACTTGACACACAGAATCAGATCCTGGCTGAAAAAAATCAGGCCTTAGCGGATATCGAAGAAAAATACCGGGATTTGAAGCAGGCATCGGCTGATTTTATGGAACTCAATGAAAAATACAAAGCCCTGGTTCAATTGTCAAAAGAGCAGGCACAGCAGATTTCAATGCTAAAGGAAAATCTGAACAATGAAGCCATGCTGTGGTTTCTGAGCGGGGCCGGCGTGTTTATTGTGGGATTGATCCTCGGGCTGAGTACCCGGAAGAAAAAGAGACATTCATTATTATGA